Proteins encoded within one genomic window of Sulfurovum sp. XGS-02:
- a CDS encoding nickel-dependent hydrogenase large subunit yields MESVDSKGYHKTDRSGKKHIIVDPITRIEGHLRIEAVIDKDNTIVDAFSSSTMFRGIETILKGRDPRDCGLMAMRICGVCTGTHYQRSIEAVEDAFDITIPKNARLVRNLIQGALYIHDHLVHFYHLHALDFVDVVAATKADPYLTAVEAAKWGKVAGVAPYISDPNEFKVIQERIIKFVKEGRLGIFGNGYWGNDHYELTPEQNLIGVAHYLKALDIQRDMAKMQAIFGGKNPHPQSIVVGGVTCVQDIKNPARISLYQQLLKDSTDFVKRAYLPDIYMAGTMYAKEATDTDATYKGVGGTGGGILSYMTYGDFRLDDTGFYNSATLFPSGLVLDGDISKVFEVEQEKITEDVTHSWYEGTGAPEHPYEGTTIPKFTGLEKKEDGYSYLKTDEKYSWIKSPLYDGKKVEVGPLARMVVGYAKGDKRIKKYVGNFLKRSGLPLTVLFSTVGRTAARAIETELMCDAMKEWVGELAKNAAMGDLSTWTEFDFDSVSVDTKGVGLAEAPRGSLGHWVKIKDGKVENYQAVVPSTWNAGPRGPNGEMGAYEASLIGTKVANPEEPLEIIRTIHSFDPCIACAVHVVDTKGKELAVYKVDPTCAF; encoded by the coding sequence ATGGAATCAGTAGACTCAAAGGGCTATCATAAAACTGACAGATCAGGTAAAAAGCATATTATTGTTGATCCAATTACAAGAATTGAAGGTCATCTTAGGATTGAAGCAGTAATAGATAAAGATAATACGATTGTAGATGCATTTAGTTCATCAACAATGTTTAGAGGAATAGAAACAATACTTAAAGGAAGAGACCCAAGAGATTGTGGTTTGATGGCTATGCGTATTTGTGGTGTATGTACTGGTACACACTACCAAAGAAGTATTGAAGCGGTAGAAGATGCATTTGATATTACTATCCCTAAAAATGCAAGACTTGTTAGAAATTTAATTCAAGGAGCTCTGTATATACATGATCATCTTGTACACTTCTATCATTTACATGCACTTGATTTTGTCGATGTTGTAGCGGCAACCAAAGCAGACCCTTATTTAACAGCAGTTGAAGCAGCTAAATGGGGTAAGGTGGCAGGGGTTGCTCCATATATCTCAGATCCCAATGAATTTAAAGTTATTCAGGAGCGTATAATCAAGTTTGTAAAAGAGGGAAGGCTGGGTATCTTTGGTAATGGATATTGGGGTAACGATCATTATGAACTTACACCAGAACAAAATCTGATTGGTGTGGCTCACTATCTTAAAGCACTTGATATACAACGAGATATGGCAAAGATGCAAGCTATTTTTGGTGGAAAGAACCCTCACCCTCAATCTATCGTTGTTGGTGGTGTTACTTGTGTTCAAGATATTAAAAATCCTGCTAGGATATCGCTTTATCAGCAATTGCTGAAAGATTCTACAGATTTTGTTAAGAGGGCATATCTTCCAGATATTTATATGGCAGGTACTATGTATGCTAAAGAGGCAACAGATACCGATGCAACATATAAAGGTGTAGGTGGGACAGGTGGAGGAATACTCTCCTATATGACTTATGGAGATTTTAGACTTGACGATACAGGTTTTTATAATTCAGCAACTCTTTTCCCTTCAGGTCTTGTACTTGATGGTGATATCAGCAAAGTATTTGAAGTTGAGCAAGAAAAGATTACGGAAGATGTAACACATTCTTGGTATGAAGGTACAGGTGCTCCTGAACATCCATATGAGGGGACAACTATCCCTAAATTTACAGGGCTTGAGAAAAAAGAAGATGGATATTCTTACTTAAAAACAGATGAAAAGTACTCTTGGATTAAATCTCCTCTTTATGATGGTAAAAAAGTAGAAGTTGGGCCACTTGCTCGTATGGTGGTTGGATATGCAAAAGGCGATAAGAGAATTAAAAAATATGTAGGTAATTTTTTAAAAAGATCAGGATTGCCATTAACTGTTCTCTTCTCAACTGTAGGTAGAACAGCTGCACGGGCTATTGAAACTGAGCTTATGTGTGATGCGATGAAGGAGTGGGTTGGCGAGTTGGCAAAAAATGCTGCAATGGGTGACCTTAGTACATGGACAGAGTTTGATTTTGATAGTGTAAGTGTTGATACAAAAGGTGTCGGACTTGCTGAAGCACCAAGAGGATCTTTAGGACACTGGGTAAAAATCAAAGATGGAAAGGTTGAAAACTATCAAGCCGTTGTTCCATCAACGTGGAATGCAGGCCCTAGAGGTCCAAATGGTGAAATGGGTGCTTATGAAGCAAGTCTTATAGGTACAAAAGTAGCTAACCCTGAGGAACCGTTAGAAATTATTAGAACTATTCATAGCTTTGATCCTTGTATTGCTTGTGCGGTACATGTAGTGGACACAAAAGGTAAGGAGTTAGCTGTATATAAAGTTGACCCTACCTGTGCCTTCTAA
- a CDS encoding cytochrome b/b6 domain-containing protein has product MKPGYKKIERMNATTRIIHWTNVFSMIVAVATGLYIAHPYYQTFIADPAVDKYVMAWNRWGHFIVAIIFDVTSIVIFYLAFSTRFLKVKPYKKDIPTQSNIKQFFEVFLNLVTLNKRKKFDSSYLDSFNSVYFTIFHLLLVWMLLTGLQLYVHGLASGLSSIGEWWPWMLHLITDWTIPVSGWLIGSGPTASIMDVRISHHYTMWWIIAWVVFHIYYQVWRSIFWKEGDINIVIGGGKYVKIKEDDKEA; this is encoded by the coding sequence ATGAAACCCGGATATAAAAAAATTGAACGGATGAACGCCACCACGCGTATCATCCACTGGACCAATGTTTTTTCGATGATTGTTGCTGTAGCAACGGGGCTTTATATTGCTCATCCTTATTATCAGACCTTTATTGCTGATCCTGCTGTAGATAAATATGTCATGGCATGGAACCGTTGGGGACATTTTATTGTTGCAATTATTTTTGATGTTACATCGATTGTCATTTTTTATCTTGCTTTTTCAACACGTTTCCTCAAGGTGAAACCATATAAAAAAGACATACCTACGCAGAGTAATATAAAACAGTTTTTTGAGGTATTTTTAAATCTTGTGACACTTAATAAACGTAAAAAGTTTGATTCAAGCTATCTTGATAGTTTTAATTCAGTTTATTTCACGATCTTCCACTTGTTGCTAGTGTGGATGCTTTTGACTGGACTTCAGTTGTATGTACATGGTTTAGCTTCTGGCCTTAGTTCAATTGGTGAGTGGTGGCCATGGATGTTACACCTTATAACAGATTGGACAATTCCCGTAAGTGGCTGGTTAATCGGTTCTGGGCCTACAGCTTCTATCATGGATGTGCGTATTTCACACCATTATACAATGTGGTGGATCATTGCTTGGGTAGTCTTTCATATTTATTATCAAGTATGGCGTAGCATTTTCTGGAAAGAAGGTGATATTAATATTGTGATAGGTGGCGGTAAGTATGTAAAAATAAAGGAGGATGACAAAGAAGCATAG
- a CDS encoding HyaD/HybD family hydrogenase maturation endopeptidase: MVYQKIALIGIGNIMFHDEGLGVYLVKYIEENYHIPDNLTIVEGGTLGFSLMTYYQEYDKVIIVGTSSKDGDIGTIYSESSEEVMAQGGTRQTANEVEITMMLEICSFHEDMGEVQLITMVPEDIIDVCNGLTNSVLSHMPKLVDATLEELENSGVRLKRTLCSRVSFETIIDAYANPKMADYNDMSMLV, from the coding sequence ATGGTCTATCAAAAAATAGCACTCATCGGTATAGGAAATATTATGTTTCATGATGAGGGACTTGGTGTTTATCTTGTAAAGTATATAGAAGAAAATTACCATATTCCAGATAATTTAACTATTGTAGAAGGTGGGACATTGGGGTTTAGCCTCATGACCTACTATCAAGAGTATGATAAAGTTATTATTGTAGGTACGAGTTCTAAAGATGGTGATATAGGTACTATATACTCTGAATCAAGTGAAGAAGTTATGGCTCAAGGTGGCACACGCCAAACTGCAAACGAAGTTGAGATCACCATGATGCTTGAGATATGTTCTTTTCATGAAGATATGGGAGAAGTACAACTTATTACTATGGTTCCCGAGGACATCATAGATGTATGCAATGGACTGACTAATTCAGTACTTAGTCATATGCCAAAACTTGTAGATGCCACTTTAGAAGAGTTGGAAAACTCTGGTGTTAGATTGAAAAGAACTCTTTGTAGTCGAGTTTCCTTTGAGACTATAATAGATGCCTATGCTAATCCCAAAATGGCAGATTACAATGACATGTCAATGTTAGTATAA
- a CDS encoding PAS domain-containing protein, with the protein MLTKELHVDRHASYSSSTDENGIIISVSTDFENLSGYSKNELKGKNHNIVRHPDMPRIIFKMIWDALERGEESISYVFNHAKDGGYYWLANRTYLFSRDDQGRARYFSYKSAMSSRAKHHMLKLYTKLLEEEKKGGIEASEKYLTEYLEFRGVTFNEYMKTFLDNSGLVKTGFFMARKLFS; encoded by the coding sequence ATGTTGACAAAAGAGTTACATGTCGATCGGCATGCCAGTTATTCTTCAAGTACAGATGAGAATGGAATAATAATTTCAGTCAGTACAGATTTTGAGAATCTCTCTGGATATAGTAAAAATGAGTTAAAGGGTAAAAACCATAATATAGTTAGACATCCAGATATGCCCAGGATAATATTTAAAATGATCTGGGATGCTTTAGAGAGGGGTGAAGAATCTATTAGTTATGTTTTTAATCATGCAAAAGATGGTGGTTATTATTGGTTAGCGAATAGAACATATTTATTTTCAAGAGATGATCAAGGTAGAGCTAGATACTTCTCATATAAAAGTGCAATGTCTTCTCGTGCAAAACATCATATGTTAAAACTTTATACTAAGTTATTGGAAGAAGAAAAGAAAGGTGGCATTGAGGCATCTGAAAAATATTTAACTGAATATCTAGAATTTAGAGGTGTAACTTTTAATGAATATATGAAGACATTTTTGGATAATAGTGGACTTGTAAAAACTGGTTTTTTTATGGCAAGAAAACTTTTTTCATAA
- a CDS encoding CDGSH iron-sulfur domain-containing protein translates to MKYPVRVKLEVGEKYLFCTCGKSADGVLCDGSHKGSTFSPKEFIATRTAESYLCRCKKSYNGVYCDGNHAKRETLNLDFLDS, encoded by the coding sequence ATGAAATATCCAGTAAGAGTAAAACTTGAGGTAGGAGAAAAATATCTTTTTTGTACTTGTGGCAAGAGTGCAGATGGGGTACTATGTGACGGAAGCCATAAAGGGAGTACGTTTTCTCCTAAAGAGTTTATTGCTACTAGAACAGCTGAAAGTTATCTTTGTAGATGTAAAAAGAGCTATAATGGAGTATATTGTGATGGAAATCATGCCAAAAGAGAAACTCTGAATCTTGATTTTTTAGACAGTTAG
- a CDS encoding DUF4395 family protein has translation MSNITDRKVVIIDESQIRIVAALVAISIVAYLFLGYIGLLILLIYHFFIQLYLTPLLSPLELIATFISSLLTHNKYSKNTSEKEFAAHLALTIVSVSMILEVLEYTRLASALILLLLVWKLIEVSKNICFGCRLYEFVKQKGIEIVSL, from the coding sequence ATGTCTAATATCACAGATAGAAAAGTTGTAATAATTGATGAAAGTCAAATACGTATCGTAGCGGCATTAGTAGCAATATCTATAGTAGCTTATTTATTTTTAGGCTATATAGGTTTGTTGATATTATTGATCTATCATTTTTTTATTCAATTATATTTAACGCCTTTACTCAGTCCACTAGAATTAATAGCAACATTTATATCTTCTTTACTTACCCATAATAAATATAGTAAGAATACATCAGAAAAAGAGTTTGCCGCACATCTTGCACTTACGATTGTGAGTGTGTCCATGATACTAGAAGTACTGGAATACACCAGGTTGGCTTCTGCTTTAATTTTACTATTACTAGTTTGGAAACTAATAGAAGTAAGTAAAAATATATGTTTTGGTTGCAGACTGTATGAATTTGTGAAGCAAAAAGGAATTGAAATAGTTTCATTGTAA
- the cysK gene encoding cysteine synthase A: MKYAQNITELVGNTPLVKLINASSHALVLGKCEFMNPTHSVKDRIGNSMINDALKKGLINKNTTVIEATSGNTGIALASICAVHGIKLVLTMPSSMSIERKRLLKALGADLILTNPEQGMEGAVYKAVELANETENSFILEQFENSANPEVHRLTTAKEILADTNGNIDILVAAIGTGGSITGISEVLKAHNPNIKIIAVEPKSSPVLSGGRPGPHNIQGIGAGFIPKVLNTEIYDEVIQVSNEDAIETSRALAKREGLLVGISSGANTFVASQLAHKEENQGKVIVTILCDTGERYLCAGLYDVDDE; encoded by the coding sequence GTGAAATATGCTCAAAATATTACAGAATTAGTAGGAAATACACCCTTGGTGAAATTGATAAATGCGAGTAGTCATGCATTGGTATTAGGAAAGTGTGAATTCATGAACCCCACTCATTCTGTAAAAGACAGAATTGGAAATAGCATGATTAATGATGCTTTAAAAAAAGGTTTAATTAATAAAAACACTACAGTGATTGAAGCAACTAGTGGTAATACAGGAATTGCTTTAGCGTCAATTTGTGCTGTACATGGAATTAAATTAGTGCTTACAATGCCATCTTCTATGAGTATTGAACGAAAAAGATTATTGAAAGCATTAGGTGCTGATTTGATCTTAACAAACCCTGAACAAGGCATGGAAGGTGCAGTTTACAAAGCAGTTGAACTTGCAAATGAAACTGAAAACTCATTTATATTGGAACAATTTGAAAATAGTGCAAATCCGGAAGTTCATAGATTGACCACTGCTAAAGAAATTTTGGCAGATACAAACGGAAACATTGATATTTTAGTCGCTGCAATTGGTACAGGTGGTTCTATTACAGGAATTTCTGAAGTACTCAAAGCACATAATCCTAATATAAAAATTATTGCTGTTGAACCTAAGTCTTCTCCTGTTTTATCTGGTGGAAGACCTGGACCACATAATATTCAAGGTATTGGAGCAGGTTTTATCCCCAAAGTTTTAAATACTGAAATTTATGATGAAGTCATTCAAGTTTCAAATGAAGATGCAATAGAAACATCAAGGGCTTTAGCCAAAAGAGAAGGGCTTTTAGTCGGTATCTCATCTGGTGCTAATACTTTTGTAGCTTCTCAACTAGCACATAAAGAAGAGAATCAAGGAAAAGTTATCGTAACAATTCTTTGTGATACGGGTGAAAGATATTTATGTGCTGGTTTATATGATGTTGATGATGAGTAA
- a CDS encoding DUF2061 domain-containing protein translates to MKEKAYRSIIKTISWRTVGTLDTVVISYFITGSFKMAASIGSIELFTKMILYYFHERVWNKISLGRHKPTKDDYVI, encoded by the coding sequence ATGAAAGAAAAAGCATATAGATCGATCATAAAAACGATCTCATGGAGAACAGTAGGAACACTTGACACTGTAGTTATCTCATATTTTATAACTGGCAGTTTTAAAATGGCTGCATCAATTGGTTCGATTGAGCTTTTTACAAAAATGATCTTATATTATTTTCATGAGAGAGTTTGGAATAAAATTAGTTTAGGAAGGCATAAGCCGACTAAAGATGACTATGTTATATAG
- a CDS encoding phosphoadenylyl-sulfate reductase, producing METTIIDSLNRKFKGTSPSEKLAYFLDVYRDRIGLSSSFGVEDQVLTDMVSKIDNNARIFTLDTGRLHPETYDVMDATNLKYNRKIEVFFPDTSSIQELYKTQGINGHYESLEKRKNCCYVRKIEPLQRALKGLDVWITGLRADQSITRTEVPLVEYDDNFKVIKVNPLIDWSEDDVWNYIKENNVPYNKLHDQGFPSIGCAPCTRAVKDGEDIRSGRWWWEDPEHKECGLHKK from the coding sequence ATGGAAACAACAATAATAGATAGTTTAAATAGAAAGTTTAAGGGCACGTCACCCTCTGAAAAATTAGCATATTTTTTGGATGTATACAGAGATAGAATCGGGCTTTCATCAAGTTTTGGTGTGGAAGATCAGGTGTTAACAGATATGGTCTCGAAAATAGATAATAATGCACGTATTTTCACACTGGATACGGGACGATTACACCCTGAAACCTATGATGTTATGGATGCAACGAATTTAAAGTATAACAGAAAGATAGAGGTCTTTTTCCCAGATACATCAAGTATTCAAGAACTTTATAAAACGCAAGGCATAAATGGCCATTATGAAAGTCTGGAGAAAAGAAAGAATTGCTGTTACGTAAGAAAAATAGAACCTTTACAAAGAGCACTTAAAGGATTGGATGTATGGATTACAGGATTAAGGGCAGATCAAAGTATAACTAGAACAGAAGTGCCCTTAGTTGAGTATGACGATAATTTTAAAGTCATTAAAGTGAATCCATTGATAGATTGGAGTGAAGATGATGTTTGGAACTATATAAAAGAAAATAATGTTCCATATAATAAATTGCATGATCAAGGCTTTCCTAGTATAGGATGTGCACCATGCACCAGAGCGGTGAAGGATGGCGAAGATATTAGGAGTGGTAGATGGTGGTGGGAAGACCCAGAACATAAAGAGTGTGGCTTACACAAAAAATAA
- the cysD gene encoding sulfate adenylyltransferase subunit CysD, translating to MISTERLTHLKQLEAESIHIMREVIAEFDNPVMMYSVGKDSAVMLHLALKAFAPAKLPFPLLHVDTKWKFKEMIEFRDKRAKEEGFELLVHTNPEGIEKNIGPFTHGSAVHTDVMKTQGLKQALNKYKFDAVFGGARRDEEKSRAKERIYSFRDKNHRWDPKNQRPELWNLYNARVHKDESIRVFPLSNWTELDIWQYIHLEGIPIVPLYFAAKRPVVEKDGVKIMVDDDRMPIEETDEVKEEMVRFRTLGCYPLTGAVESTATTLPEIIQEMLLTKTSERQGRVIDNDSAGSMEKKKIEGYF from the coding sequence ATGATAAGTACAGAGAGATTAACACATTTAAAACAACTTGAAGCTGAATCTATACACATCATGAGAGAAGTTATAGCAGAATTTGATAATCCTGTAATGATGTATTCAGTAGGTAAAGATTCTGCTGTAATGTTACATCTTGCACTAAAAGCTTTTGCTCCTGCAAAACTGCCTTTTCCACTTTTACATGTGGATACTAAATGGAAGTTCAAAGAGATGATTGAATTTAGAGACAAGAGAGCTAAAGAAGAAGGGTTTGAATTATTGGTTCATACAAACCCTGAAGGAATTGAGAAGAATATCGGACCATTTACTCATGGCTCTGCTGTGCATACAGATGTTATGAAAACACAAGGTTTAAAGCAGGCACTTAACAAATATAAGTTTGATGCTGTATTTGGCGGAGCACGTAGAGATGAAGAAAAATCTCGGGCAAAAGAAAGGATCTATTCTTTCAGAGACAAGAATCATCGATGGGATCCAAAAAATCAAAGACCAGAACTATGGAATCTTTATAACGCCAGGGTTCATAAAGATGAATCTATTAGAGTTTTTCCTCTGTCGAATTGGACAGAATTGGATATCTGGCAATATATTCACCTTGAGGGTATTCCAATTGTCCCATTATATTTTGCAGCGAAAAGACCGGTTGTTGAAAAAGATGGTGTAAAAATAATGGTTGATGATGACAGAATGCCAATTGAAGAAACAGATGAAGTAAAAGAAGAGATGGTTAGGTTTAGAACGCTTGGATGTTATCCATTAACAGGTGCAGTTGAGTCAACTGCCACTACGTTACCTGAGATTATTCAAGAGATGTTATTAACAAAAACAAGTGAGAGACAAGGCAGAGTTATCGATAATGATTCTGCTGGTTCAATGGAAAAGAAAAAAATAGAGGGGTATTTTTAA
- the cysN gene encoding sulfate adenylyltransferase subunit CysN, with amino-acid sequence MSIQETKIANDIESYLNEHENKQLLRFITCGSVDDGKSTLIGRLLHDSKMIFEDQLAAIKNDSKKTGTTDGEFDLALLVDGLQSEREQGITIDVAYRYFTTDKRKFIIADTPGHEQYTRNMATGASTADLAIILIDARYGVQTQTRRHSFIAKLLGIKHIVVAVNKMDLVDFSEDKYNEICENYLEFAKEIGLTEDITLVPLSALNGDNVVNVSSKSPWYKGETLMHILETIEIDQDRDLAHFRLPVQYVNRPNLDFRGFCGTIASGIIKVGDAITVLPSGKSSTVKEIVTYDGNLEYAYAKQAITLTLNDEIDISRGDVLVKSDEQPDHAANLDVDIVWMSEEPLIKGKQYFIKRASTQTIGSFDSFYYKTDVNTLEQSSASVLNLNEIARAKLDLEQSIAFDPYDHNKVMGSFIIIDRITNNTVGAGLIRNKSENQDKKELKHSDFLIELNALVEKYFPHGKSNMIV; translated from the coding sequence ATGTCAATTCAAGAAACAAAAATAGCTAACGATATAGAATCGTATTTAAATGAACACGAGAATAAACAATTATTAAGATTCATTACTTGTGGCTCTGTTGATGATGGTAAATCTACTTTAATTGGAAGATTGTTACATGATTCTAAAATGATTTTTGAAGACCAGCTGGCTGCTATTAAAAATGATAGTAAAAAAACTGGTACAACTGATGGTGAATTTGATTTAGCCCTATTAGTTGATGGTTTACAATCAGAACGTGAGCAAGGTATCACTATTGATGTTGCTTACAGATATTTCACAACAGACAAAAGAAAATTTATTATTGCAGATACTCCAGGCCATGAGCAATATACAAGAAACATGGCAACAGGAGCTTCAACAGCAGATTTAGCCATTATTTTAATTGACGCTAGGTATGGTGTACAAACGCAAACTAGACGACACTCATTTATTGCAAAACTATTAGGTATTAAACATATTGTAGTAGCAGTAAATAAAATGGATTTAGTTGATTTTAGTGAAGATAAATATAATGAAATTTGTGAAAATTATTTAGAATTTGCGAAAGAAATAGGATTAACAGAAGATATTACTTTAGTTCCACTATCTGCGTTAAATGGAGATAATGTTGTAAATGTAAGTTCTAAATCACCTTGGTATAAAGGTGAAACTTTAATGCATATCTTAGAAACAATTGAAATTGATCAAGATAGAGATTTAGCTCACTTTAGGCTGCCAGTTCAATATGTCAATAGACCAAACTTAGACTTTAGAGGTTTTTGTGGAACTATTGCATCTGGAATTATTAAAGTCGGTGATGCAATTACCGTTTTACCGTCAGGTAAAAGTTCGACAGTCAAAGAGATTGTAACCTATGATGGAAACTTAGAATATGCATATGCAAAACAAGCAATCACGCTTACGTTAAATGACGAGATTGATATATCAAGAGGTGATGTCTTAGTAAAAAGTGATGAACAGCCAGACCATGCAGCAAATTTAGATGTTGATATTGTATGGATGAGTGAAGAGCCATTAATTAAAGGCAAACAATACTTTATTAAAAGAGCATCAACTCAGACAATTGGTTCATTTGATAGCTTTTATTATAAAACAGATGTGAATACCTTGGAACAATCAAGTGCCAGTGTATTAAATCTAAATGAAATAGCAAGAGCAAAATTAGATTTGGAACAAAGTATTGCCTTTGATCCATATGACCATAATAAAGTAATGGGTTCATTTATTATTATTGACAGAATTACAAATAATACTGTAGGTGCTGGGCTGATAAGAAATAAATCTGAAAACCAGGATAAAAAAGAATTAAAGCATTCTGATTTTTTAATTGAATTGAATGCATTAGTTGAAAAATACTTTCCACATGGGAAAAGTAACATGATAGTATAG
- a CDS encoding nitrite/sulfite reductase produces the protein MVRETAAQRVERIKKEKDGLSVLADIKDYAISNKEIDPEDIDRFKWYGLYTQNKTLQDDHDDTLYFMLRVKLEQGAVNVEQLRCLSNISKEFARSTADFTTRQDIQFHFIQIIDLPEIFFRLQNVGLSSVFAAGDVPRNVATCPVTGIDQDDIYDTTYLAHDINNYLRGNPELVNLPRKYKIGISGCSKHCIGHEIQDLSFTAVKIDGEVLFAVTVGGGLGSNKKIALHLGYVETTQVLNTVKVITIIYRDHGLRKSRKKARLGHLIDEWGLDKFKAFTEEKLGFEFIKKPIFKSTPYARREHFGIHKSSIVGESYIGCAINGGHIGSKGLADLADILEENDATTIKVTNTQNFIVIDVPDHNTEKLAKELLDINIDAHPSPFKARTISCTGIKFCKFAVVETKDQAILLAEYLEKRFPDFNENVSISLNGCPNSCAHPHVVDIGLLGTKVKDEEGNTVAGFEIILGGNLEGEASNFGLKTGIKILPKYINSTLEKIIEKYINSEQNGLNRFLKDNIQNENFIESLR, from the coding sequence ATGGTAAGAGAAACAGCAGCACAAAGAGTAGAAAGAATAAAAAAAGAAAAAGATGGACTGTCTGTGTTGGCAGATATTAAAGATTATGCTATTTCTAATAAAGAAATAGATCCTGAAGATATTGATAGATTTAAATGGTATGGTCTTTATACGCAAAATAAAACTTTACAAGATGATCATGATGATACATTATATTTTATGTTAAGAGTTAAGTTAGAGCAGGGAGCAGTAAATGTAGAGCAATTAAGATGTTTATCTAATATATCAAAAGAGTTTGCAAGATCTACGGCTGATTTTACAACAAGACAGGATATACAATTTCATTTTATACAAATAATTGATCTACCTGAAATATTTTTTCGACTTCAAAATGTTGGATTGAGTTCAGTATTTGCTGCTGGAGATGTACCAAGAAATGTAGCCACATGTCCTGTTACGGGTATAGATCAAGATGATATCTATGATACAACTTATTTAGCTCATGATATAAATAATTATCTAAGAGGTAACCCAGAACTTGTTAATTTACCAAGAAAATATAAAATAGGTATATCTGGGTGTAGTAAACATTGTATTGGGCATGAGATACAAGATCTATCATTTACCGCAGTGAAGATTGATGGTGAAGTATTGTTCGCAGTGACTGTGGGTGGTGGACTAGGTTCCAATAAAAAAATAGCACTTCATTTAGGATATGTAGAGACTACACAAGTGCTTAATACGGTTAAAGTAATAACCATTATTTATAGAGATCATGGTCTAAGAAAAAGTAGAAAGAAGGCTCGGTTGGGTCATCTGATTGATGAATGGGGATTAGATAAGTTTAAAGCATTTACGGAAGAGAAACTAGGATTTGAATTCATAAAAAAACCAATTTTTAAATCTACACCTTATGCACGAAGAGAGCATTTTGGTATTCATAAATCATCTATAGTAGGTGAATCATATATAGGATGTGCCATTAATGGTGGGCATATTGGTTCAAAAGGCTTAGCCGACTTGGCTGATATTTTAGAGGAAAATGATGCGACTACAATAAAAGTAACAAATACACAAAACTTTATTGTCATTGATGTTCCCGATCACAATACAGAGAAATTAGCCAAAGAACTATTGGATATTAATATTGATGCACATCCCAGCCCTTTTAAGGCTAGAACTATTTCCTGTACAGGGATAAAATTTTGTAAATTTGCAGTTGTGGAAACAAAAGATCAGGCGATACTTCTGGCAGAATATTTGGAAAAAAGATTTCCTGATTTTAATGAAAATGTATCTATATCTCTTAATGGTTGTCCAAATTCTTGTGCTCATCCTCATGTTGTAGATATAGGATTATTAGGGACCAAGGTTAAGGACGAAGAAGGAAATACAGTAGCTGGATTTGAAATTATATTAGGTGGTAATTTAGAAGGAGAGGCCTCAAATTTTGGCCTTAAAACAGGCATAAAAATATTACCAAAATATATTAATAGTACTCTTGAGAAGATTATTGAAAAATATATTAATAGTGAACAAAATGGATTAAATAGATTTTTAAAAGACAATATACAAAATGAAAATTTTATAGAGTCATTACGATAG